CGCCCTGCGTCTTCAGCCGCACGGGGATCACGCAGAGGAAGGTCATGAACCAGATGACCGCGAAGAGCACGATGCCGGAGGTGATTGCCATGATGCGCCCTCAGACCTGCTCGAGCTCGACGAGCGTGCCCTGGAAATCCTTCGGATGCAGGAACAGCACCGGCTTGCCATGCGCGCCGATCTTCGGCTCGCCGCTGCCCAGCACCCGTGCGCCCTGCGCCTTCAGGTGATCGCGCGCGGCGAGGATGTCCTCGACCTCGTAGCAGACGTGGTGAATGCCGCCCGAGGGGTTCTTTTCCAGGAAGCCGTTGATCGGGGACTCGTCGCCCAGCGGGTAGAGCAGCTCGATCTTGGTGTTCGGCAGCTCGATGAACACCACCGTCACGCCGTGATCCGGCTCGTCCTGCGGCGCGCCGACTGTGGCGCCCAGCGTGTCACGGTACATCGCCGAGGCCGCCTCGAGATCGGGCACGGCAATGGCGACATGGTTGAGACGACCGATCATGACACTCTCCCTCGAATCCTCGCGTCGCCCGGTTATCGCGCGGCGGGCCCCTGCCCCGCAAGCCGGGTGCGTCCATTAACCGCCCATTAGGCACGGGGGCGCAGGATGGGCGGGCCCGAGCACCCCAAGGACGGAGGCCAGCATGACCGAGAGCGACATGACCGAAAGCGACCGCAACACGCCCTTTCCGCCGCGCCCCACCGCCACGCGGCCCCTGCTCGGCATGACCGTGCTGGCGGTCGAGGACAGCCGCTATGCCTGCGACGCGCTGCGCCTGATGGCGCTGCGCAGCGGCGCGCGCATCCGGCGGGCCGACTGTCTCGAGGCGGCGCGGCGGCACCTGTCGCTCTACCGGCCGACGGTGGCGGTGGTCGACCTCGGCCTGCCCGACGGCTCCGGGGCCCAGCTGATCACCGAGCTGGCGTCGCAGAGCCCGCGCCTGTCGGTGGTGCTGGGGACCAGCGGCGATCCCTTTGCCGAGAACCTGATGCGCGCCGCCGGAGCCGACGGCTTTCTCGAGAAGCCGCTGAGCAGCCTGCTCGATTTCCAGAATGCGATCCTTGCCGCCCTGCCCGCCAGCCGCAGGCCCTGCGGCATCCGGCTTGTCCCCGACGATCCGATCTGCCCCGACCCGCTGGCCTATCGCGACGACATCGCCCATGCCGCCGCGCTGCTGCGCGAAGAGCCCGAGCCGGAGCTCACGGATTACCTCGCGCAGTTCCTCGGCGGGCTCGCGCGCAGCGCCGGGGACTCGGCGCTCGAGACGGCGGCGCTGCGCCTCGCCGCGGCGCGGGCCGACCCCGGCCCCGCCTCCGCCGCGCTGGCGCAGCTTTCCGCCCTGCTGCAGCAGCGGCTCGCCACCCGCGTCGCCATCTGACCCGGCAGCGGGCCGCCGCCCGGAACCGGGCGCGCGTCCTTCGCGTTTCGGCCCCAAAGCCACCCTCACGCGGAGAGCCCCATGACCTCGATCTACGACGCCATCAGGAAGGACCACGACACCCATCGCAAGCTGCTGGACCGCATCGACCAGACCCAGGGCGACAGCCCCGAGCGGCGCGAGGCCTGGACGGCCTTCTACCGGGACATCAAGTCCCACTCCGCCGCCGAGGAGGAGGAGTTCTACGCCGAGCTTATGAAGCACACCTGGGGCCAGGACGCCGCCCGCCACTCGGTGCACGAACACGCCGAGATGGACGAGATCCTCGAGGAGCTGAACGAGATGGACATGTCCTCTCCAGGCTGGCTGACCCGTTTCCGCACGCTCAAGCACGATTACGAGCACCATATGGACGAGGAGGAGGACGAGGTCTTCACCCGCGCCCGCAAGGTGGTCGGCGAGGAGGACAACGACGCCTACGGCAAGCGCTTCCTCGCGCGCAAGAAGAAGGAAATGGGCCTGATCGAGGAAAAGAAGGAAGACCACCTCGAGGACTGAACCCCGGCCCGGACCATCCCCTGCCGCAGGCCCGGCGCGCCCGGGCCAGCCGCCGCGACGGCGCCGCAACGTCGAGGCAGTTTCCCGCCTTCCCCAACGTCGAATCGTTCCATTTTTGTTCGCGAGCTGGCATAGAGCGCGAATGCCCCGCGCGGGGCACGAAAGCCGCGTGACATTCGGACGATCAGGGGTCTATATTTCGACGATGACACAAAGCGCTGCGCAACATCTGTCCGAGTTTCTGGGTGAAGACCGGTTCGCCACCGTGATGGCGGACCCGCCGTGGCGGTTTGCCAACCGTACCGGCAAGGTTGCGCCCGAGCACAAGCGCCTTGCGCGCTACCCCACGATGACGCTGGACGAGATCTGCGCGCTGCCGGTGGCCGGCCACCTGCAGGACGCGGCGCATTGCTACCTCTGGGTGCCGAACGCGCTGCTGCCCGAGGGGCTGCAGGTGCTGCGCTCCTGGGGGTTCGAGTACCGCTCGAACATCGTCTGGCACAAGATCCGCAAGGATGGCGGCTCGGACGGGCGCGGCGTGGGATTCTACTTCCGCAACGTGACCGAACTGCTGCTCTTCGGCACCCGCGGCACCGGCGTTCCCGCCGCGCTGGCGGACCCTCATCGCGTCAACCTCATGCAGACCCGCAAGCGCGAGCATTCGCGCAAGCCGGACGAGCAGTACGAGCTGATCGAGAGCTGCTCGAAGGGCTCCTACCTCGAGATGTTCGGCCGCGGCGTGCGCGAGGGCTGGACGGTCTGGGGCAACCAGGCCGACGCCGACTACAAGCCCACCTGGAAGACCTACAGCTACAATTCGAGCGTCGCGGCGGAGTGATCCGCGCCGCCGCCGCTTTCCCGTAATGTGAACTTGGCGCTGGCCGCCCCGCGCCGCGGGTCAGCCCTGCAGGATCGCGTCCGGAAGGCCGATCAACACCAGCGGACACGGGTTGCCGACGCCGCGGCGCACCCGCTCGTCGAGCTTCGACCAATGCGTGGTCGCCGTGCCGAACTTGTCGGCGACGAACTTGCGCGCGAAGGCCTCGGGGAAGGTCATGCCCTTGGCCACCTGCGCCTCGACCGCGGTGCGCTGCTTCGAGGTGCGGTCGCCGATGCCGAGCCGTTGCAGGTCTTCCTCGGACTGCAGCCCGTTCGCCTCGAGCCAGCCGCGGATGCGCGGCAGCATGCGGTCCTGCAGCGAGGAGCCGCGGGTCACCACGATGCCGAGCGAGATCGCCGACTGCGCGTGCAGGCGCTGGAAATTCTCGAGATCGCGGTCGAAGAACGGATCCTTGTTGTTCCACTCGATCTCGAGCGCCAGCCGCCCCGCCCCGGCGCGGCGCACGTGGTCGATCTCGTGCGAGATCGCCTCGCGCTCGACGCCGTCGACGATGGTCTGGACAAGGAAGTTGTGCTTTTCCCAACCGCGGGCGCTGAGCGCGCGCCGCAGCCGCTGGGTCTGCCCCGACTCGCCGCCGCCGCCGGCGATCAGCTCCGACAGTTCGATGGTGAACTCCGAGAGCGTCTCGACCAGCTCCGCCGTCTCGTCGGGGAAGTCGACGCTCAGGATCGCCGCGGCATGGTTGCGCACTTCGACATCGAAGCCGCGGGATCTGAGCGTCTCGAGCATCAAGGTCACTCCTGCGGAATGACCCGCAGGGACAGTTCCATCAGCTGGTCCGGGCTGGGCTCGGACGGGGCGCGCATCATCAGGTCCTCGGCGCGCTGGTTCATCGGGAACATGATGACCTCGCGGATGTTCTGCTCATCCGCCAGCAGCATCACGATCCGGTCGATGCCGGCCGCGCAGCCGCCGTGCGGCGGGGCGCCGTAGTGGAAGGCCTGGTAGAGCGCGCCGAAGCGGTTCTTCACTTCCTCTTCGCCGTAGCCCGCGATCTCGAAGGCCTTGATCATGATCTCCGGCTTGTGGTTCCGGATCGCGCCCGAGACCAGCTCGTAGCCGTTGCAGGCGAGGTCGTACTGGAAGCCGCGCACGTCCATCGGATCGCCCATCAGCGCGTCCATGCCACCCTGCGGCATCGAGAACGGGTTGTGCTCGAAATCGATCTCGCCGGTCTCGGCATCCTTCTCGTAGATCGGGAAGTCGACGATCCAGGCAAAGGCGAAGCGGTCGGTCTCGGTGAGGCCCAGCTCGGCGCCGATCACGTCGCGCGCCTTGCCCGCCACGCGCTCGAAGCTCGAGGGCTTGCCGCCAAGGAAGAAGGCCGCGTCGCCGACGCCGAGGCCGAGCTGCTGGCGGATCGCCTCGGTGCGCTCCGGGCCAATGTTCTTGGCGAGCGGGCCGGCAGCTTCCATCGCGCCGTCGGTCTCGCGCCAGAAGATGTAGCCCATGCCCGGCAGGCCCTCTTTCTGGGCGAAGGCGTTCATCCGGTCGCAGAACTTGCGCGAGCCGCCAGTCGGCGCGGGGATGGCGCGCACCTCAGTGCCCTCCTGCTCGAGCAGCTTGGCGAAGATCGCGAAGCCCGAGCCGCGGAAGTGCTCGGAGCAGTCCTGCATCTTGATCGGGTTGCGCAGGTCGGGCTTGTCGGTGCCGTACCACTTGGCCGCGTCGCGGTAGGAGATCTGCGGCCACTCGCCGGGCGCGTCGACCTTACGGCCGCCGCCGAACTCTTCGAAGATGCCCGCGATCACCGGCGAGACCGTGTCGAACACGTCCTGCTGGGTGACGAAGCTCATCTCCATGTCGAGCTGGTAGAAGTCGGTGGGCGAGCGGTCGGCGCGCGGGTCCTCGTCGCGGAAGCAGGGCGCGATCTGGAAGTACTTGTCGTAGCCCGACACCATGATCAGCTGCTTGAACTGCTGCGGCGCCTGCGGCAGCGCGTAGAACTTGCCCGGGTGCAGTCGCGACGGCACGAGGAAGTCGCGCGCGCCTTCCGGCGAGGAGGCGGTGATGATCGGCGTCTGGAACTCGCGGAAGCCGTTGCCCCACATGCGGCGGCGGATCGAGGCGACCACGTCCGAGCGCAGCGTCATGTTGCGCTGCATGCCCTCGCGGCGCAGGTCGAGGTAGCGATAGCGCAGGCGCGTCTCTTCCGGGTAGTCCTGCTCGCCGAAGACCATCAGCGGCAACTCGTTGGCAGCACCCAGCACCTCGATGTCGCGGACGAACACCTCGATCTCGCCGGTCGGGAGCTTGGCGTTCACCAGCTCGGGATCGCGCGCCTTCACCTCGCCGTCGATGCGGATGCACCATTCGGAGCGCACCTTCTCGACCGCCGCGAAAGCGGGGCTGTCGGGGTCGCACAGGACCTGCGTGATGCCGTAATGGTCGCGCAGGTCGATAAAGAGAATGCCGCCGTGGTCGCGGATACGGTTCACCCAGCCGGAGAGACGCACGGTCTCGCCCACATTGGCCTTGGTCAGATCTGCGCAGGTATGGCTGCGATAGGCATGCATGGCTCTTGCCCTTCGGAAACTGCTGGAAAGTTAGGCGCCGATACACCGCTAGAGCCGCGGGAAGTCAAGGGACGCCCTCGGGATTTGCCATATTTCGTTCATGTTGTAACGTCTGGGAACCTTTTTGCGATTCCAAACGTTTTCGCTCGTTTACAAACAGCAAGCATTATGGGGGTCCGGCAATGTGGCAATCCGTCCTCGAACGCATTCTCAAAAGGCTCATTGTCGAAGGCCGCTTGCGGGTCACCTGGCCCGACGGCAGCAGCCGCGACTACGGTCCCGGCGCCGGCCCGAAAGGCGAAGTTTCGCTCACCGACGACAGCATCATCCGCGAGCTCTGCCAAAACCCGGTCATGGCGCTTGGCGAAGGCTACATGGACGGCAGAATCGATTGCCCGCCGCACAAGCTCTACGAGCTGATCGCGCTGCTGGTGCGCAACCAGCAGTCGGGCCGGATGCCCAGCTGGTTCACCGCCATGGACCGGATGCGCGTGGCGCTGCGCGGCATCGAGCAGCGCAACAACCCGCTGCGCTCGCAATCGAACGTGAAGCACCATTACGACATCTCGGACGATCTCTACCGGCTCTTCCTCGACGAGGACATGCAGTATTCCTGCGCCTATTTCTCGGATCCCGGGCTCAGCCTCGAGGCGGCGCAGAAGGCCAAGAAGGACCACATCGCGCACAAGCTGCTGCTGAAGCCCGGCATGCGGGTGCTGGACATCGGCTGCGGCTGGGGCGGCATGGCGCTGACGCTGGCGCGCGACTATGGCGCGCATGTCACCGGGGTCACCCTCTCCGAGAACCAGCTGGCGACGGCGAAGCGCCGGGCCGAGGCGGCCGGGCTCGCAGGCCGCACCGAGTTCCGCCTGCTCGACTACCGCAAGATCGAGGACCGCTTCGACCGGGTGGTCTCTGTCGGGATGCTGGAACACGTCGGCTATCCGCACCTGCGCGAGTATTTCGCCAAGGTGCACGACGTGCTGGACCCGGACGGGGTCGCGCTCATCCACACCATCGGCCATACCGCGCCGCCCGCCCCCACCTCGCCGTGGATCGATCGGTACATCTTTCCCGGCGGCTACATCCCCAGCCTCTCGGAAGTCTCGTCGGCGGTCGAGAAATCCGGCCTCTGGACCGCCGATGTCGAGGTGCTGCGCGGCCATTACGGCCCGACGCTGAACCACTGGCGGCGGCGCTTCGAGGCGGCCTTGCCGAAGGTGCGCGCGCTTGGCTACGACGAGCGCTTCATCCGCATGTGGCGGCTCTACCTCGTGGTCTGCGAGGCGGCCTTCGAGGAAACCCGGCAGGGCGTCTTCCACATGCAGCTGTCGCACAAGCAATACGCCGTGCCGACGACCCGCGACTATCTCTACGGCCACCACGAGCAGGAAATGCTGCACGCCGCGCAGTGAACCGGCCCCGGCAAGCTGCCCTAGCGTGACCCGAGCCGCCGCGCGAGCCCGGATCCCGGGCGCGTCGCCGTGACCCTGCGGCAGGCCCGATGCCACCTTCCATGTCACTCCCCTGTCACCGCCATTTGCTTTGCAGAGGAAAACAAGGTGGATCTGGGGTTGCGTGCCCAAAGCTTCTGTCTATAACGCACGACAATTTGCGGGGAGCGACGACTCCAGCGCGTGCTGCCCCATGCCCGACCGCCACAGACATCACATGAAGGTGCCCCCATGCCCAAGAGAACCGATATCAAATCCATCATGATCATCGGCGCGGGGCCCATCATCATCGGGCAGGCCTGCGAATTCGACTACTCCGGCGCACAGGCCTGCAAGGCCCTGCGCGAGGAAGGCTACCGGGTCATCCTGGTGAACTCGAACCCGGCCACGATCATGACCGACCCCGAGCTCGCCGATGCCACCTACATCGAGCCGATCACCCCCGAGGTCGTGGCCAAGATCATCGAGAAGGAGCGCCCCGACGCGCTGCTGCCGACGATGGGCGGCCAGACCGGCCTCAACACCTCGCTCAAGCTCGAGGAAATGGGCGTGCTCGCGAAGTACGGCGTCGAGATGATCGGTGCCAAGCGCGACGCCATCGAGATGGCCGAGGACCGCGCCCTGTTCCGCGAGGCGATGGACCGCATCGGCCTCGAGAACCCGCGCGCCACGATCGTCACCGCGCCGAAGAAGCCGAACGGCAAGGTCGACCTCGACGCCGGCGTCGCCATCGCGCTCGAGGCGCTGGAAGACATCGGCCTGCCGGCGATCATCCGCCCCGCCTTCACCCTCGGCGGCACCGGCGGCGGCGTCGCGTACAACCGCGAAGACTACATGCACTACTGCCGCACCGGCATGGACGCCTCGCCGGTGAGCCAGATCCTCGTCGACGAGTCGCTGCTGGGCTGGAAAGAGTATGAAATGGAGGTCGTCCGCGACAAGGCGGACAACGCGATCATCGTCTGCGCGATCGAGAACGTCGACCCGATGGGCGTGCACACCGGCGACTCGATCACCGTCGCCCCGGCGCTGACCCTGACCGACAAGGAATACCAGATCATGCGCAACGGCTCGATCGCCGTGCTGCGCGAGATCGGTGTCGAGACCGGCGGGTCGAACGTGCAATGGGCGGTGAACCCCGAGAACGGCCGCATGGTCGTGATCGAGATGAACCCGCGCGTGTCGCGCTCCTCGGCGCTGGCGTCCAAGGCCACCGGCTTCCCGATCGCCAAGATCGCCGCGAAGCTCGCCGTCGGCTACACGCTCGACGAGCTCGACAACGACATCACCAAGGTGACCCCGGCCTCCTTCGAGCCGACCATCGACTACGTCGTCACCAAGATCCCCAAGTTCGCCTTCGAGAAGTTCCCGGGCTCCGAGCCGCACCTCACCACCGCGATGAAGTCGGTCGGCGAGGCCATGGCGATCGGCCGCACCATCCACGAGTCGCTGCAGAAGGCGCTTGCCTCGATGG
The Salipiger sp. H15 DNA segment above includes these coding regions:
- the mce gene encoding methylmalonyl-CoA epimerase; the protein is MIGRLNHVAIAVPDLEAASAMYRDTLGATVGAPQDEPDHGVTVVFIELPNTKIELLYPLGDESPINGFLEKNPSGGIHHVCYEVEDILAARDHLKAQGARVLGSGEPKIGAHGKPVLFLHPKDFQGTLVELEQV
- a CDS encoding response regulator; translation: MTESDRNTPFPPRPTATRPLLGMTVLAVEDSRYACDALRLMALRSGARIRRADCLEAARRHLSLYRPTVAVVDLGLPDGSGAQLITELASQSPRLSVVLGTSGDPFAENLMRAAGADGFLEKPLSSLLDFQNAILAALPASRRPCGIRLVPDDPICPDPLAYRDDIAHAAALLREEPEPELTDYLAQFLGGLARSAGDSALETAALRLAAARADPGPASAALAQLSALLQQRLATRVAI
- a CDS encoding hemerythrin domain-containing protein; this encodes MTSIYDAIRKDHDTHRKLLDRIDQTQGDSPERREAWTAFYRDIKSHSAAEEEEFYAELMKHTWGQDAARHSVHEHAEMDEILEELNEMDMSSPGWLTRFRTLKHDYEHHMDEEEDEVFTRARKVVGEEDNDAYGKRFLARKKKEMGLIEEKKEDHLED
- a CDS encoding MT-A70 family methyltransferase — protein: MTQSAAQHLSEFLGEDRFATVMADPPWRFANRTGKVAPEHKRLARYPTMTLDEICALPVAGHLQDAAHCYLWVPNALLPEGLQVLRSWGFEYRSNIVWHKIRKDGGSDGRGVGFYFRNVTELLLFGTRGTGVPAALADPHRVNLMQTRKREHSRKPDEQYELIESCSKGSYLEMFGRGVREGWTVWGNQADADYKPTWKTYSYNSSVAAE
- a CDS encoding BglII/BstYI family type II restriction endonuclease — encoded protein: MLETLRSRGFDVEVRNHAAAILSVDFPDETAELVETLSEFTIELSELIAGGGGESGQTQRLRRALSARGWEKHNFLVQTIVDGVEREAISHEIDHVRRAGAGRLALEIEWNNKDPFFDRDLENFQRLHAQSAISLGIVVTRGSSLQDRMLPRIRGWLEANGLQSEEDLQRLGIGDRTSKQRTAVEAQVAKGMTFPEAFARKFVADKFGTATTHWSKLDERVRRGVGNPCPLVLIGLPDAILQG
- the aspS gene encoding aspartate--tRNA ligase, with protein sequence MHAYRSHTCADLTKANVGETVRLSGWVNRIRDHGGILFIDLRDHYGITQVLCDPDSPAFAAVEKVRSEWCIRIDGEVKARDPELVNAKLPTGEIEVFVRDIEVLGAANELPLMVFGEQDYPEETRLRYRYLDLRREGMQRNMTLRSDVVASIRRRMWGNGFREFQTPIITASSPEGARDFLVPSRLHPGKFYALPQAPQQFKQLIMVSGYDKYFQIAPCFRDEDPRADRSPTDFYQLDMEMSFVTQQDVFDTVSPVIAGIFEEFGGGRKVDAPGEWPQISYRDAAKWYGTDKPDLRNPIKMQDCSEHFRGSGFAIFAKLLEQEGTEVRAIPAPTGGSRKFCDRMNAFAQKEGLPGMGYIFWRETDGAMEAAGPLAKNIGPERTEAIRQQLGLGVGDAAFFLGGKPSSFERVAGKARDVIGAELGLTETDRFAFAWIVDFPIYEKDAETGEIDFEHNPFSMPQGGMDALMGDPMDVRGFQYDLACNGYELVSGAIRNHKPEIMIKAFEIAGYGEEEVKNRFGALYQAFHYGAPPHGGCAAGIDRIVMLLADEQNIREVIMFPMNQRAEDLMMRAPSEPSPDQLMELSLRVIPQE
- a CDS encoding cyclopropane-fatty-acyl-phospholipid synthase family protein is translated as MWQSVLERILKRLIVEGRLRVTWPDGSSRDYGPGAGPKGEVSLTDDSIIRELCQNPVMALGEGYMDGRIDCPPHKLYELIALLVRNQQSGRMPSWFTAMDRMRVALRGIEQRNNPLRSQSNVKHHYDISDDLYRLFLDEDMQYSCAYFSDPGLSLEAAQKAKKDHIAHKLLLKPGMRVLDIGCGWGGMALTLARDYGAHVTGVTLSENQLATAKRRAEAAGLAGRTEFRLLDYRKIEDRFDRVVSVGMLEHVGYPHLREYFAKVHDVLDPDGVALIHTIGHTAPPAPTSPWIDRYIFPGGYIPSLSEVSSAVEKSGLWTADVEVLRGHYGPTLNHWRRRFEAALPKVRALGYDERFIRMWRLYLVVCEAAFEETRQGVFHMQLSHKQYAVPTTRDYLYGHHEQEMLHAAQ